From Spirosoma aerolatum, one genomic window encodes:
- the dtd gene encoding D-aminoacyl-tRNA deacylase — translation MIVVIQRVTHASVTIDEQIKGQIGTGFLVLLGITHTDTHDDVTWLSRKIVGMRVFNDVDAKMNLDLAAVDGSILLISQFTLHASTKKGNRPSFIEAARPEVAIPLYEAMIAQLTADLGKPIQTGEFGADMKVSLLNDGPVTIVIDSKNRI, via the coding sequence ATGATTGTTGTAATTCAACGGGTTACCCATGCTTCTGTTACGATCGATGAACAGATAAAAGGCCAGATAGGAACTGGCTTTCTGGTTTTATTAGGCATTACACACACTGATACGCACGATGATGTGACGTGGCTGAGCCGAAAAATTGTCGGTATGCGCGTGTTTAATGATGTCGATGCTAAAATGAATCTGGATTTGGCTGCCGTCGATGGTAGTATTTTACTCATTAGCCAGTTTACGTTGCATGCTAGTACCAAAAAAGGGAATCGGCCTAGTTTTATTGAAGCCGCCCGACCTGAAGTGGCCATTCCACTTTATGAAGCGATGATTGCGCAGCTTACAGCCGATCTGGGGAAACCAATTCAGACAGGCGAATTTGGAGCTGATATGAAGGTTTCGTTGCTCAACGATGGCCCCGTTACGATCGTCATAGACTCGAAAAATCGGATTTAG
- a CDS encoding LutC/YkgG family protein, producing the protein MTSREKILANIKANQPDLRPLPEQYTFVSTFPDLTKQFIDVLTFVGGRALVVPDYAAIRADLQAQYPNLKSVATTIPELADLADRTMTVSDPHELADLNLAIIEGPIAVAENAAIWVDEQQLPQRVAPMITQYLVIVIRQSTLVPNMHDAYKQLKVDTTGFGTFICGPSKTADIEQSLVIGAHGARSLTVYLLP; encoded by the coding sequence ATGACCTCCCGCGAAAAAATTCTGGCGAATATCAAGGCTAATCAGCCCGATTTACGCCCATTGCCTGAGCAGTATACGTTCGTTTCGACGTTTCCCGACTTAACTAAACAGTTTATTGATGTACTCACATTTGTGGGAGGAAGGGCATTGGTTGTCCCTGATTATGCCGCTATCAGGGCTGATTTACAGGCTCAATACCCAAATCTGAAAAGCGTTGCAACCACCATCCCGGAACTAGCTGATCTGGCCGACCGAACGATGACCGTATCGGACCCGCACGAACTGGCCGATTTGAATCTGGCGATTATTGAAGGGCCAATCGCGGTTGCCGAAAATGCTGCTATCTGGGTCGATGAGCAGCAATTGCCACAGCGCGTAGCACCTATGATTACGCAATACCTGGTAATTGTGATTCGGCAATCGACGCTGGTGCCCAACATGCATGATGCCTATAAGCAGTTGAAAGTGGATACGACCGGCTTTGGTACGTTTATCTGTGGGCCTTCCAAAACGGCCGATATTGAACAAAGCCTGGTAATTGGCGCACATGGTGCCCGTTCCCTAACAGTTTACCTGTTACCTTAA
- a CDS encoding lactate utilization protein B: MNQLNLDHASAAVEFNKDEPRVDWHDETLWFVRTKRDRAAAQLPEWEQLREAASQIKNHVLSNMHDLLAQFEENAKQNGITVHWAENADEHNAIIHKLIQDAGVTRMVKSKSMLTEECHLNDYLTRHGIEVIDSDLGERIVQMRKEPPSHIVLPAIHLKKSDVGETFHEHLGTEKGATDPQYLTEAARQHLRDTFLTRKVALTGVNFAIAETGGFVVCTNEGNADMGAHLADVHIAAMGFEKIIPRAEHLGVFLRLLARSATGQPITTFSSHFHRPRPGQQMHIVIVDNGRSRQLGRPDFRNSLKCIRCAACLNTCPVYRRSGGHSYHSAIAGPIGSILAPNLDMKLNADLPFASTLCGSCSNVCPVKIDIHDQLYKWRQVLMKEGYGPGSKTAAMKAMATVLESPSLYRVAGKIGRGVLRFTPVLAENRFNPWYNQREMPEPPAESFRDWYINNKKV, encoded by the coding sequence ATGAATCAGCTAAATTTAGATCACGCCAGTGCTGCTGTTGAGTTCAATAAAGATGAGCCTCGGGTCGACTGGCACGATGAAACGCTCTGGTTTGTACGGACCAAACGTGACCGGGCAGCTGCTCAGCTACCCGAATGGGAGCAGTTGCGGGAAGCCGCTTCGCAGATCAAAAACCATGTGCTGTCGAATATGCACGATCTGCTGGCGCAGTTTGAGGAGAATGCTAAACAGAATGGTATTACCGTACACTGGGCCGAAAATGCTGACGAACACAATGCGATTATCCATAAATTGATTCAGGATGCGGGCGTTACCCGGATGGTGAAATCGAAGTCGATGCTGACCGAAGAGTGTCATCTGAACGACTACCTGACCCGGCATGGTATCGAAGTGATCGACAGCGACTTAGGCGAGCGCATTGTGCAGATGCGTAAAGAGCCACCGTCGCACATTGTACTGCCCGCTATTCACCTGAAAAAGAGCGATGTGGGCGAAACGTTTCATGAACACCTTGGCACTGAAAAAGGCGCTACGGATCCGCAATACCTGACCGAAGCGGCACGTCAACACCTGCGCGATACGTTTCTGACGCGGAAAGTAGCGCTTACAGGCGTCAACTTCGCTATTGCCGAAACCGGTGGGTTTGTGGTCTGCACCAACGAAGGGAATGCTGATATGGGGGCGCATCTGGCCGATGTACACATTGCCGCAATGGGTTTTGAAAAGATTATTCCACGAGCTGAACATCTGGGCGTTTTTCTGCGATTGCTGGCTCGCTCAGCAACCGGGCAGCCTATTACAACCTTTTCGAGTCATTTCCACCGACCCCGACCGGGTCAGCAGATGCATATCGTGATTGTTGATAACGGGCGTAGTCGGCAGCTCGGTCGTCCTGATTTTCGGAATTCGCTCAAATGCATCCGGTGTGCGGCTTGCCTGAATACGTGTCCGGTTTACCGGCGGTCGGGCGGACATAGCTACCATAGTGCCATTGCGGGGCCTATCGGGTCTATTCTGGCTCCGAATCTGGACATGAAACTAAACGCCGATCTGCCCTTTGCTTCTACACTCTGCGGATCCTGTTCCAACGTCTGTCCGGTGAAAATCGATATCCACGACCAGTTGTACAAATGGCGGCAGGTCTTAATGAAAGAAGGGTACGGGCCTGGTAGCAAAACTGCAGCTATGAAAGCGATGGCTACGGTGCTTGAGTCGCCCAGCCTGTATCGGGTGGCCGGAAAAATAGGACGAGGAGTATTGCGGTTTACTCCCGTACTGGCCGAAAATCGATTCAATCCCTGGTACAATCAGCGCGAAATGCCCGAGCCTCCCGCCGAAAGCTTCCGCGATTGGTACATCAATAACAAGAAAGTATGA
- a CDS encoding GntR family transcriptional regulator, with the protein MVAKESPSAQARRQAYDSFVDMYHNQSAPVYKLQFNPKDKTPKYKQIVQSVITDIERGVLKNNEQLPSISELSVEYYLARDTVEKAYRELREQGYITSVQGKGYYVQSQATPKLKILLIFNKLSSYKKIIYYAFLKALGDKATVDLQIHHYSAYHFREIIEKNLGKYNYYVVMPHFTQDLDKANYMETLESIPANELILLDKDVQELIEPRLSVYQNFDKDICESLENALDLLSKYHRMVLILPSDGNYPTEIAHGFRSFCVNYGKEFGIKENAMQENLQAGTAYVVIEETDLSELVIKVRQSPYELGHEIGIISFNETTLKELLNITVITTDFEAMGYTAASLLLDNKRIKVKNPFYMIRRGSL; encoded by the coding sequence ATGGTAGCGAAGGAATCCCCCTCAGCCCAGGCCAGACGGCAGGCATACGACAGCTTTGTCGATATGTATCATAATCAATCGGCACCTGTTTATAAACTTCAGTTCAACCCGAAAGACAAGACGCCAAAGTACAAGCAGATTGTGCAGTCAGTCATTACCGACATCGAACGGGGCGTCCTAAAAAACAACGAACAGTTGCCTTCCATCAGCGAGTTAAGTGTAGAATACTATCTGGCCCGCGATACAGTTGAAAAAGCGTACCGCGAACTTCGGGAACAAGGCTACATCACATCGGTGCAGGGGAAAGGGTATTACGTGCAGTCGCAGGCGACACCCAAACTGAAGATTCTACTCATTTTTAATAAGCTCAGTTCCTACAAGAAGATTATTTATTACGCCTTCCTGAAAGCACTGGGCGACAAAGCGACGGTCGATCTACAGATTCACCATTACAGTGCCTATCATTTCAGGGAGATTATTGAGAAGAACCTGGGCAAGTACAACTACTACGTGGTGATGCCCCATTTCACGCAGGACTTGGACAAAGCAAACTACATGGAAACGCTGGAGTCTATTCCGGCGAATGAGTTGATTTTACTCGATAAGGATGTCCAGGAGCTGATCGAACCCCGGCTGAGTGTTTACCAGAATTTCGACAAAGACATCTGCGAATCGCTCGAAAACGCTCTGGATTTGCTTTCAAAGTACCACCGCATGGTTTTGATTCTACCCAGTGATGGCAACTATCCCACCGAAATTGCGCATGGTTTTCGCTCGTTCTGCGTCAATTATGGCAAAGAGTTCGGTATTAAAGAGAATGCCATGCAGGAGAATCTCCAGGCGGGTACGGCGTATGTGGTGATCGAAGAAACAGATTTATCGGAACTAGTAATAAAAGTGCGCCAGTCCCCCTACGAACTGGGTCACGAGATTGGCATTATTTCGTTTAACGAAACGACGCTTAAGGAGCTGCTGAATATTACGGTCATCACCACCGACTTCGAAGCGATGGGCTATACGGCCGCTTCGCTCCTGCTCGATAACAAGCGCATCAAGGTAAAAAATCCATTCTACATGATCCGGCGCGGGTCGCTTTGA
- a CDS encoding glycoside hydrolase family 88/105 protein produces the protein MPVSPITPPFTNRFFGLLLVGLSAGIPLYAQQPKANDSTTPLHLLKPDYPVPYGQPKVEEVTSVLHRIYNYLDANTPTQLIDRETKKDIPSGGSFNANAIFKPGDFRLISYEWGVTYMGMLLASQATGDARYANYTHKRLQFIAEQVPYFRAQVTADPHANTPMRSVLAPHALDDAGAMCAAMIKASRAGGIKTDLRPIIDNYISYIQTKEFRLADGTLARNRPQPNTLWLDDLFMSVPALAQMGKLTGDRKYYDEATKQVLQFSKRMFNPQKGLYMHGWVEGMSIHPEFHWGRANGWGILTAVELLDVLPEDHPNRPAILELLRAHAKGLAAQQSGSGFWHQLLDRHDSYLETSATAIYVYCFAHAINQGWLDPLAYAPATLLGWNAVATKVNSTGQVEGVCVGTGMGFDPAFYYHRPINPYAAHGYGPALLAGAEVINLIKSHTFEINDSSLQLVKKK, from the coding sequence ATGCCTGTTTCCCCTATAACTCCTCCCTTCACCAACCGATTTTTTGGTCTCTTATTGGTGGGATTATCTGCTGGAATCCCTCTTTACGCCCAGCAGCCTAAAGCCAATGATTCCACCACTCCGCTACATCTGCTAAAACCCGATTATCCTGTACCATATGGCCAGCCAAAGGTTGAGGAGGTAACCAGCGTACTTCACCGAATCTACAATTATCTGGATGCGAATACGCCTACGCAACTTATCGATAGGGAAACGAAGAAAGATATTCCTTCGGGTGGTTCTTTTAATGCCAATGCCATTTTCAAACCCGGTGACTTCCGACTGATCAGTTACGAATGGGGCGTCACCTACATGGGTATGTTGCTCGCCAGTCAGGCTACAGGCGATGCGCGTTACGCCAACTATACCCATAAACGGCTTCAGTTTATTGCTGAACAGGTCCCCTATTTTCGGGCACAGGTAACGGCCGACCCCCACGCGAATACGCCTATGCGATCAGTGCTGGCCCCGCACGCCCTCGACGATGCCGGTGCAATGTGTGCAGCCATGATTAAAGCCAGCCGGGCCGGAGGAATCAAAACCGACCTGCGCCCCATAATCGACAACTACATCAGCTATATCCAGACAAAAGAATTCCGGCTGGCCGATGGTACCCTGGCGCGTAATCGACCACAACCGAATACACTTTGGCTCGACGACCTGTTTATGAGCGTACCGGCACTCGCTCAAATGGGTAAACTTACTGGCGACCGGAAATACTACGACGAAGCCACAAAACAGGTTCTCCAATTTTCGAAACGGATGTTTAACCCCCAAAAAGGGCTTTACATGCACGGCTGGGTCGAAGGCATGAGCATTCACCCCGAGTTCCACTGGGGTCGCGCCAATGGCTGGGGTATTTTGACGGCCGTGGAATTACTGGATGTACTGCCCGAAGACCACCCCAATCGTCCGGCCATTCTGGAACTGCTACGAGCCCATGCCAAGGGACTGGCGGCTCAGCAGTCGGGTTCAGGCTTCTGGCACCAGCTTCTCGACCGACACGACTCGTATCTTGAAACCTCCGCCACAGCCATTTATGTGTATTGTTTTGCCCATGCCATCAATCAGGGCTGGCTCGATCCACTGGCCTATGCTCCTGCCACTCTATTGGGCTGGAACGCTGTAGCTACCAAAGTCAATTCAACGGGTCAGGTCGAAGGCGTTTGCGTTGGTACGGGTATGGGCTTTGATCCGGCTTTTTATTACCATCGGCCAATTAACCCCTATGCCGCTCACGGCTATGGCCCTGCCTTACTGGCGGGTGCAGAAGTGATCAATCTAATTAAAAGCCATACGTTCGAGATCAACGATAGTTCGCTGCAACTGGTGAAAAAGAAATAG
- a CDS encoding (Fe-S)-binding protein: MRVGLFIPCYIDQFYPKVAIATLKLLQNVGCEVDYPLQQTCCGQPMANSGYEHLTGGCNENFVRNFSGYDYIVSPSGSCTLHIKHHLHAANESEASAIRSRIYELTEFLTDVVKVSSLKATFPYRVGLHQSCHGQRGLHLAQMSELVAPPFSKPAQLLNLVDGLDLVQLDRRDECCGFGGTFCVTEEAVSAKMGKDRVADHLRHGVNYITGVDVSCLMHLEGILKRANSAVQVKHIAEILTATV; this comes from the coding sequence ATGAGAGTTGGCTTATTTATCCCCTGCTACATCGATCAGTTTTATCCGAAAGTAGCCATTGCCACACTGAAACTACTCCAAAACGTTGGTTGTGAAGTCGATTACCCCCTGCAACAAACCTGTTGTGGCCAGCCAATGGCCAATTCCGGGTATGAGCATCTGACGGGTGGCTGCAATGAAAATTTCGTACGTAACTTTTCGGGCTATGACTATATCGTTTCACCATCAGGTAGTTGCACGTTGCATATCAAACATCATCTGCATGCAGCGAATGAGTCTGAAGCATCGGCTATTCGGTCCCGTATTTATGAACTGACCGAGTTTTTGACGGATGTGGTGAAGGTATCTTCACTGAAAGCGACATTTCCGTATCGGGTAGGGCTTCACCAGAGTTGCCACGGACAGCGGGGGTTACACCTGGCGCAGATGTCGGAACTGGTAGCCCCTCCATTTTCCAAACCAGCTCAACTGCTCAATCTGGTCGATGGGCTCGACCTGGTGCAACTGGATCGGCGAGATGAATGCTGCGGTTTTGGCGGAACGTTCTGCGTAACGGAAGAAGCCGTATCGGCTAAAATGGGTAAGGATCGCGTAGCCGACCATCTTCGACATGGGGTCAACTACATTACCGGAGTCGATGTATCCTGCCTGATGCATCTGGAAGGTATTCTGAAGCGGGCTAATTCCGCCGTTCAGGTCAAACACATCGCAGAGATTTTAACAGCAACGGTATAA
- a CDS encoding nuclear transport factor 2 family protein encodes MKSIALALVTLCTILTLTSFSPARDQDAVSQAVEQLRVLMISPDKAKLEALAADQLSYGHSSGKIEDKAAFVEALVSGASDFVSIELTDQVITVVDNTALVRHKLTGETLDKGKPGQVKLSVLLVWVKQKGSWKLLARQAVKI; translated from the coding sequence ATGAAATCAATTGCGCTTGCCCTCGTAACTCTTTGTACCATTTTAACGCTAACCAGTTTTTCACCCGCAAGAGACCAGGACGCTGTTAGCCAGGCTGTTGAACAACTGCGTGTATTGATGATCTCGCCCGATAAAGCCAAGCTGGAAGCACTAGCTGCCGACCAGTTAAGTTATGGCCACTCGAGTGGGAAAATTGAAGACAAAGCTGCTTTTGTAGAAGCGTTGGTCAGTGGTGCATCTGATTTTGTTAGTATTGAATTGACCGACCAGGTGATTACAGTGGTCGATAATACGGCTCTGGTTCGGCACAAACTGACGGGCGAAACGCTCGACAAAGGCAAGCCAGGGCAGGTAAAGTTATCGGTCCTGCTGGTGTGGGTCAAGCAAAAAGGCAGTTGGAAATTACTGGCCCGGCAAGCCGTGAAAATCTAG
- a CDS encoding O-methyltransferase has product MDFLPPNITAYAEALTSPESELLYRLNRNTRAHIMAPRMLSGHLQGRFLAMISYMLRPRRILELGTYTGYSALCLAEGLTDDGQLITIDQNEELEEFARSYWQQSPYYNKIDFRVGLATDILPTLNETFDLVFIDADKRNNSTYFDLIFDKLRPGGFILVDNVLWSGKVVELVKPSDLDTAAVLAFNQKIQDDPRVENVLLPVRDGIMMIRKR; this is encoded by the coding sequence ATGGATTTTTTGCCCCCCAATATCACTGCGTATGCCGAAGCCCTTACCTCGCCCGAAAGCGAGTTGCTTTATCGGCTAAACCGTAATACGCGTGCGCACATTATGGCTCCCCGCATGCTCTCGGGGCATTTGCAGGGCCGTTTTCTGGCCATGATTTCCTATATGCTTCGTCCGCGACGGATTCTTGAATTAGGTACCTATACGGGTTACTCGGCGCTATGTCTGGCTGAGGGCCTGACCGACGACGGCCAGCTCATTACCATCGATCAGAACGAGGAACTGGAGGAGTTTGCGCGGTCGTATTGGCAGCAATCGCCTTATTATAACAAAATTGATTTTCGGGTTGGCTTGGCTACCGATATACTGCCGACCCTCAATGAAACGTTTGACTTGGTATTCATTGATGCCGACAAACGGAACAATTCAACCTATTTCGACCTGATTTTTGATAAGCTGAGGCCAGGAGGCTTCATACTGGTCGATAATGTCTTATGGAGTGGCAAGGTTGTTGAGTTAGTAAAACCATCGGATCTGGATACGGCGGCAGTGCTGGCATTTAACCAGAAAATTCAGGACGACCCGCGCGTAGAAAATGTGCTGTTGCCCGTACGAGACGGGATTATGATGATTCGAAAACGATAA
- a CDS encoding TonB-dependent receptor domain-containing protein, whose amino-acid sequence MPLAPLRVCLFLLCSTLAFAQSPKIEHQIWIRGTFVDEANKPVPFASVALYQASGTTPISGVVADEAGTFALQAKPGHYKLKASAVSYQEKVVDDLHVTTQDIQLGVSVMKSSAKKLEEVVVVGEKSQMELSLDKRIFNVGKDLANAGGTASDILKNIPSVAVDGEGNVSLRGSNSVRILIDGKPSGLVSIKGGAGLQQLQGSMIERVEVITNPSARYEAEGMGGIINIVLKKERKEGFNGSFDVITGYPANFGAAANVNYRRKNLNFFINYTASYRNTPGRNSIYQEVYRNDSTFISQQNSTSQLKGQNNNARAGIDYYFNPKTILTAAYTWRISKGKRFSDIHYLDYVSTLANPKGITNRTQDETETEPNSEYVISYKKTFAREGHELTADVRYLDNWEKSDQYFTQQTFLPNGAPSGSPNILQRAVNDETEKQFLVQVDYVRPFRKDGKIEGGLRSSTRNMTNDYTVTQQNSDGSWFALPNLTNDFLYQEKINALYGIVGNKIRKFSYQAGLRAEWTDVTTTLKQTNDVNPRSYANLFPSLHATYDLPHQHALQASYSRRVRRPQYNDLSPFMTFSDSRNFFSGNPDLNPEFTDAFELGHIKYVEKGSFSSSVYYRYTTGKIIRIRRVDTLGNSTTRPENLATEHSYGAEFAGSYALYKWWKLDGSLNFFRAITNGGNLDASYQSDTYSWFARTSSRFTFWKNTDAQLRANYEAPQKTPQGSRRAIATLDVSISKDILNNNGTLVFNIIDVFNSRRYRSITEGANFYTESNSQGRLRQFNLTFNYRLRQAKKKMKDASEADF is encoded by the coding sequence ATGCCTTTAGCACCTCTACGTGTTTGCCTTTTTCTCCTTTGTTCAACACTTGCCTTTGCTCAGAGCCCCAAAATAGAACACCAAATCTGGATTCGAGGTACGTTTGTCGATGAAGCCAATAAGCCGGTCCCCTTCGCGTCGGTTGCCTTATATCAGGCATCGGGTACAACTCCTATTTCGGGAGTAGTTGCTGACGAAGCTGGAACGTTTGCATTACAGGCTAAGCCAGGACATTATAAATTGAAAGCCAGTGCTGTTTCCTATCAGGAAAAAGTTGTTGACGACCTTCACGTAACCACTCAGGATATACAACTTGGTGTATCGGTGATGAAATCCAGCGCGAAAAAGCTGGAAGAAGTTGTCGTGGTTGGTGAGAAAAGCCAGATGGAATTGTCGCTTGATAAACGAATTTTCAATGTTGGTAAAGATCTGGCAAATGCGGGTGGAACAGCATCGGACATACTCAAAAATATACCATCGGTAGCCGTCGACGGAGAAGGGAACGTCAGTCTGCGGGGAAGCAATAGTGTTCGGATTCTGATCGACGGGAAACCGTCTGGACTGGTTAGCATCAAAGGGGGAGCGGGCTTACAGCAATTGCAAGGCAGTATGATTGAGCGGGTTGAGGTGATTACCAACCCATCGGCCCGATACGAAGCCGAAGGTATGGGCGGCATCATTAACATCGTTCTGAAGAAGGAACGAAAGGAGGGTTTTAACGGATCGTTCGATGTCATTACTGGTTATCCAGCCAATTTTGGAGCTGCTGCCAACGTCAACTATCGACGCAAAAACTTGAATTTCTTCATCAACTACACGGCTTCGTATCGAAACACACCGGGCAGAAACTCCATTTATCAGGAAGTATACCGCAACGATTCAACCTTCATTTCGCAGCAAAATTCGACCAGTCAGCTGAAAGGGCAGAATAACAACGCCCGCGCCGGTATCGATTATTATTTTAATCCTAAAACCATTCTGACGGCGGCTTACACCTGGCGCATTAGTAAGGGTAAACGCTTCTCCGATATTCATTATCTGGATTATGTGAGTACGCTGGCTAATCCGAAGGGAATTACCAACCGGACACAGGATGAAACCGAAACCGAGCCTAACTCCGAATACGTAATCAGTTACAAGAAGACGTTTGCACGAGAAGGCCACGAGCTGACAGCCGATGTTCGGTATCTGGATAATTGGGAAAAATCGGATCAGTATTTTACGCAGCAGACGTTTCTGCCCAATGGTGCTCCATCAGGCAGTCCGAATATCCTGCAACGGGCTGTCAATGACGAAACGGAAAAGCAGTTTCTGGTGCAGGTCGATTATGTGCGCCCGTTCCGGAAAGATGGAAAAATAGAGGGCGGTTTGCGGAGTAGTACGCGTAACATGACGAACGATTATACCGTTACGCAGCAGAATTCGGATGGAAGCTGGTTCGCTCTACCGAATCTGACAAACGATTTTCTATACCAGGAAAAGATTAATGCCCTGTACGGAATTGTTGGGAATAAGATTCGAAAATTCTCGTATCAGGCAGGCCTGCGAGCGGAGTGGACGGATGTGACCACTACGCTTAAGCAGACCAACGATGTAAATCCACGTAGTTACGCCAATCTGTTTCCGAGTCTTCATGCCACCTACGATTTGCCTCACCAACATGCGTTGCAGGCTAGTTACAGTCGGCGGGTTCGGCGGCCGCAGTACAATGATTTGAGTCCGTTTATGACCTTCAGTGATAGCCGGAATTTTTTCAGTGGTAACCCCGATCTGAATCCTGAATTTACGGATGCTTTTGAGCTAGGCCATATCAAATACGTAGAAAAAGGCTCGTTTAGCTCATCGGTTTATTATAGATATACGACCGGCAAAATTATCCGCATCCGCCGGGTCGATACACTGGGCAATTCGACTACCCGGCCCGAAAATCTGGCTACCGAACATTCATACGGGGCGGAGTTCGCTGGCTCATATGCCCTTTATAAATGGTGGAAACTTGATGGGAGCCTCAATTTTTTCCGGGCCATTACCAACGGAGGTAACCTGGATGCCAGTTATCAGAGCGACACCTATAGCTGGTTTGCCCGGACAAGTTCCCGGTTTACGTTCTGGAAAAACACGGATGCCCAACTACGCGCCAATTACGAAGCCCCTCAGAAAACACCACAAGGTAGCCGGCGGGCCATTGCTACACTCGATGTATCCATTAGTAAAGATATTCTAAACAATAACGGGACTCTGGTTTTTAACATAATCGATGTGTTTAACTCGCGTAGATATCGCTCTATTACCGAAGGGGCCAATTTTTATACAGAAAGCAACTCCCAGGGACGGCTGCGACAGTTCAATTTGACATTCAACTATCGCCTACGGCAGGCGAAAAAGAAAATGAAAGATGCGAGTGAGGCTGATTTTTAA
- a CDS encoding alpha/beta fold hydrolase, protein MKKRLRWLLPIVLIVIVYLIPVPKKEAVELYDGGDKQPINGLTAFRKLPTKTIHTQGYDWTYLVLGNGPKTILFLHGMTGGYDFWWQQMNAFSHDYRVVSLTYPPVDNLSDLGKGVIAILDKEKIDSVIVVGSSLGGYLTQYLLATYPQRIEKAVLGNTFPKNDIYEEANHTKVAVANWLPEWAVMNALRGNLVNQVIPASENNPLAKAQLLENTYGRMSKAQFLARYQCVVDKFQPIDGKQTKVPLLILESDNDPLILPQLRTQLKQYYTTAQVHTFHQKGHFPYLNAANEYNTVLGNFLVGTND, encoded by the coding sequence ATGAAAAAACGTTTACGCTGGTTGCTTCCCATCGTACTGATTGTCATTGTCTACCTGATTCCGGTTCCGAAAAAAGAGGCTGTCGAACTGTATGATGGCGGAGATAAACAGCCCATCAATGGCCTGACCGCCTTCCGAAAACTACCCACCAAAACAATTCACACACAAGGCTACGACTGGACGTATCTGGTACTAGGAAACGGTCCTAAAACCATTCTCTTTTTGCATGGCATGACGGGCGGCTACGATTTCTGGTGGCAGCAGATGAACGCCTTTAGCCATGATTATCGGGTTGTGAGCCTGACATATCCCCCCGTCGATAATCTGTCGGATTTAGGGAAAGGCGTTATAGCGATTCTCGACAAAGAGAAAATCGACTCGGTGATTGTGGTGGGTAGCTCGTTGGGAGGGTATCTGACGCAGTATTTGCTCGCTACCTATCCGCAACGGATCGAAAAAGCTGTGTTAGGCAATACATTCCCGAAAAATGACATCTATGAAGAGGCCAACCATACCAAGGTAGCCGTAGCCAACTGGTTGCCCGAATGGGCAGTTATGAATGCGCTGCGTGGTAATCTGGTAAACCAGGTTATCCCGGCTTCCGAAAATAATCCACTGGCGAAGGCACAACTGCTCGAAAATACATACGGCCGGATGTCGAAAGCACAGTTCCTGGCCCGCTACCAGTGTGTTGTTGACAAATTTCAGCCCATCGATGGGAAACAAACGAAGGTTCCTTTACTGATTCTGGAATCGGATAACGATCCACTTATTTTGCCCCAGCTTCGAACTCAGTTGAAGCAGTATTACACAACCGCCCAGGTGCATACCTTTCATCAGAAAGGTCATTTCCCGTACCTGAACGCAGCCAATGAATACAATACTGTGCTAGGCAACTTTCTGGTAGGTACTAATGATTGA